The Fodinibius saliphilus genomic interval CATGCTTATGCAGAGGATTCTGTACAGAAACTGGATCAATTTTATGACCGTATTTTAACCTGCGATATCATCTTGGAACCTGTACCCAGCGATGATAATCCCCAGCAGGCAGAGCTGAATGTTAAAGTGCCTCAAAAACTATTGAATGCCAAAGAGCAGGCACCATCTTATGAACAGGCGATAAATATG includes:
- the hpf gene encoding ribosome hibernation-promoting factor, HPF/YfiA family; its protein translation is MKTTFTARHFDPSADLHAYAEDSVQKLDQFYDRILTCDIILEPVPSDDNPQQAELNVKVPQKLLNAKEQAPSYEQAINMVIDNISRQLKKYKQKTLHQR